The genomic region TTGAGTTCGTTCAGCGCACGTCCGGTTCCCTCGGCGACAGCGCTGAGAGGGTCTTCGGCCACATGCACCGGCAGACCGGTTTCTTCCATCAGCAATTTGTCTAGCCCGCGGAGAAGAGCCCCGCCGCCAGCGAGAACCAGTCCACGGTCCACCAAGTCGGCGGAAAGTTCTGGCGGACAACGCTCCAAAGTCACACGCACCGAATCGACGATCGTGGAAATCGGCTCCATTAAAGCCTCGCGCACTTCCTGTGAGGTGAGCATGAGCGTCTTCGGCAAACCGGCGACCAAGTCGCGGCCTTTGACTTCCATGCTGGTCTCTTTTTCCTGAGGATAAGCCGATCCTATCTTGATTTTGATTTCCTCTGCGGTGCGCTCGCCGATCATCAGATTGTAGGCGCGCTTCATGTATTGAATGATCGCCTCATCTAGTTCATCACCCGCCACACGGACGCTTCGGCTAAATACAATTCCCGAGAGTGAAATCAAAGCCACCTCGGTCGTGCCGCCGCCGATGTCGATAATCATGTTTCCCGCTGCGTCTTGGACTGGCAAACCAACCCCGATCGCCGCAGCCATCGGCTCCTCGATCAAGTAAACTTCACGCGCACCCGCATGAGTCGCGGAATCTTTTACCGCGCGCTTCTCCACTTCGGTAATGCCCGACGG from Chthoniobacterales bacterium harbors:
- a CDS encoding rod shape-determining protein is translated as MFNGILGFFSNDVGIDLGTANTLVYVRDHGIVLREPSVVAVQAGTNKVLAVGDEAKRMLGRTPGNIVAIRPLKDGVIADFEITEAMLRHFISKVHNRRKMVRPRVVIAVPSGITEVEKRAVKDSATHAGAREVYLIEEPMAAAIGVGLPVQDAAGNMIIDIGGGTTEVALISLSGIVFSRSVRVAGDELDEAIIQYMKRAYNLMIGERTAEEIKIKIGSAYPQEKETSMEVKGRDLVAGLPKTLMLTSQEVREALMEPISTIVDSVRVTLERCPPELSADLVDRGLVLAGGGALLRGLDKLLMEETGLPVHVAEDPLSAVAEGTGRALNELKFLKQVATNERQWR